In a genomic window of Hippoglossus stenolepis isolate QCI-W04-F060 chromosome 15, HSTE1.2, whole genome shotgun sequence:
- the zmp:0000001168 gene encoding LOW QUALITY PROTEIN: signal-induced proliferation-associated protein 1 (The sequence of the model RefSeq protein was modified relative to this genomic sequence to represent the inferred CDS: deleted 2 bases in 1 codon) — protein MQSDDLFIRKFRRQNVRPPIASVSFDPKREEGVVEWPPRRDGDGVDGDSLTPSRVGLTLRAVGRGHIMQRSNSDVTLGDLDSSGKAGGKAARAVGEKVGVGAQGDSGMLIHREYGSLSSLERQIQIQELSTDDQGPLSPNALRFKDPFLLLGLQGNPPEPDGFFRGLSVTTGDSPKPAKPPKPEGLGKKSKPGPLQIPQPGPYDNIGGGAWVRNFAHYDVQSILFDLTEAATNRDSIGRKKNITSGASAASQLRPLSQATPSSPAQGAGGNGGNAEDPEQSLLLDEGDGNDNELLLSCPHFRNETGGEEQVGLGRSQDRRGLWLSLRTPNDAVSVLEEPRESHIQQQGKSNYFIGHADLGAHYYRKYFYMKEHQNFFGMDDRLGPVAISFRREEKEGSSGAQYNYRIIFRTTEMKTLRGSILEESVPSAARHTTPRGLSPKRLLEFIMPELNLHCLRLASNSPKVRDTLLKLDEQGLNFQRKVGVMYCRAGQSSEEDMYNNESSGPAFEEFLDLLGERVRLKCWEKYRAQLDIKTDSTGTHSLYTRYQDYEIMFHVSTMLPYTANNTQQLLRKRHIGNDIVTIVFQEPGALPFTPKSIRSHFQHVFIIVQVHEPCTENTYYRVAVTRSKDIPLIGPLFPKGARFPRSAAFRDFLLAKAVNAENGAEKSEKFRSMATRTRQEYLKDLAENYVTTTPIDSSTKFPLLSLGGKRKDKLKGAKGAELHSAGALVWAVMVYSRDEGEVGELKLPCLLGVSAESVVLIERCTRKVVFNCSCRDVIGWKAVTETKEGGPCLDIFYERGESVSISVMESQVEDIREVVQRLELVTRGCEALEVTPLRDGVGQPGFLMNEEGFVTELQRFCYAESGGLQLWARVVRLCGHSLVHLSPEERTRLLRTAHKIHITVIPPDENGKPRRSFSELYQKAIKDAECKPGEDQSGEAWVLDEREDEEEDEEEDEEEEEARRTTSRRMWSTRQTQWRCSWRPRRPRRPKRSKRCRVMKGRAREVSTRSSCRSLPLLRATSLQDQPANQSQEGSASKLPRSFSLERQPSFRDTCDGHVYDNVELKPECHIYENLGKLRDDTPDLILAIKPKVPLEDEQFMAAEFGDDRASASDSSLSSSRLSCVDRAERNSRALSLHNSITKILSETTDSTEEEWQSIANLATACRSILEALSREDRKAGDPSQAGADQTDGKRRDSKESDSPGHLEEKVSQLEAMLKKLQDDLQKEKEDKAVLQAEVQSLRQNNQRLQEESQSTVARLIKVTELLCNVNKPC, from the exons ATGCAGTCAGATGACCTCTTCATCCGCAAGTTTCGCCGTCAGAATGTCCGGCCGCCGATTGCCTCCGTCAGCTTTGACCCCAAACGGGAAGAGGGTGTAGTGGAGTGGCCGCCCAGGAGGGACGGCGACGGAGTTGACGGCGACAGCCTCACTCCGAGCCGCGTGGGCCTGACTCTGAGGGCAGTGGGCCGGGGCCACATAATGCAGAGAAGTAACAGCGATGTAACCCTGGGGGACCTGGACTCCTCTGGTAAAGCAGGGGGGAAAGCAGCACGGGCGGTTGGTGAGAAGGTGGGTGTGGGGGCTCAGGGCGACTCAGGGATGCTAATACATAGGGAATACGGCAGCCTGTCCTCACTGGAGAGACAGATTCAAATCCAGGAGTTGAGCACAGATGACCAGGGGCCCCTGAGTCCAAATGCCCTTAGATTCAAAGACCCTTTCCTGCTTTTAGGCCTGCAGGGCAACCCTCCGGAGCCTGATGGCTTCTTTCGGGGTCTGTCTGTTACCACAGGGGACTCCCCAAAACCTGCCAAGCCACCAAAGCCTGAGGGTCTGGGTAAGAAGTCCAAACCTGGGCCCCTGCAGATCCCTCAGCCCGGACCTTATGACAACATTGGGGGCGGGGCCTGGGTGAGGAACTTTGCCCACTATGATGTTCAGAGCATCTTGTTTGACCTCACCGAGGCGGCCACCAACAGAGACAGCATTGGGCGGAAAAAGAACATCACCTCAGGGGCTTCGGCCGCCTCCCAGCTGCGGCCCCTCTCCCAGGccaccccctcctcacctgcacAGGGCGCGGGAGGCAACGGGGGGAATGCAGAAGACCCTGAGCAGTCGCTGCTGCTGGACGAAGGGGATGGCAATGATAAcgagctgctgctcagctgcCCCCACTTTCGCAACGAGACggggggagaggagcaggtggGTCTGGGTCGATCCCAGGACCGGCGGGGACTCTGGTTAAGCCTGCGGACCCCCAACGATGCCGTGTCCGTTCTGGAGGAGCCCAGAGAGAGTCACATCCAGCAGCAGGGCAAGAGCAACTACTTTATCGGGCATGCAGATCTGGGAGCCCATTACTATCGCAAATATTTCTACATGAAAG AACACCAGAATTTCTTCGGCATGGACGACCGCCTCGGCCCGGTGGCCATCAGCTTCCGtcgagaggagaaggagggatcCAGTGGAGCCCAGTACAATTACAGGATCATCTTTCGCACCACAGAG ATGAAGACGCTGCGAGGTTCCATCCTGGAGGAGTCTGTGCCGTCTGCTGCTCGTCACACGACCCCCAGGGGCCTGTCTCCCAAGAGGCTGCTGGAGTTCATCATGCCTGAGCTGAACCTGCACTGCCTCCGCTTGGCCTCAAACTCGCCCAAGGTCAGGGACACGCTGCTGAAGCTGGACGAACAGGGG CTGAATTTCCAGAGAAAGGTCGGGGTGATGTACTGTCGGGCCGGCCAGAGCTCAGAGGAAGACATGTACAACAACGAGAGCTCCGGCCCGGCGTTTGAGgagttcctggatctgctcgGGGAGCGGGTGCGGCTGAAGTGCTGGGAGAAATACCGAGCGCAGCTGGACATAAAGA CGGATTCAACTGGAACACACTCCCTCTACACGCGCTACCAGGACTACGAGATTATGTTCCATGTGTCCACTATGTTGCCCTACACAgccaacaacacacaacag TTGCTGAGGAAGCGACACATCGGAAACGACATTGTGACGATCGTTTTCCAGGAGCCAGGTGCTCTGCCCTTCACTCCAAAGTCCATCCGCTCCCATTTCCAACATGTCTTCATCATTGTTCAGGTTCATGAGCCCTGCACGGAGAACACCTACTACAG GGTGGCTGTGACACGCTCGAAAGACATCCCATTAATTGGCCCGTTGTTCCCCAAGGGCGCCCGATTCCCTCGCTCAGCTGCCTTCAGAGACTTCCTCCTGGCAAAGGCAGTGAACGCTGAAAACGGCGCAGAGAAATCCGAGAAGTTCCGCTCCATGGCCACGCGCACGCGGCAAGAATACCTGAAGGACCTGGCGGAAAACTATGTGACCACGACACCCATCGACTCCTCCACCAAGTTCCCCCTGCTCTCCCTGGGTGGCAAGCGCAAGGACAAGCTGAAGGGAGCCAAAGGTGCCGAGTTGCACAGTGCCGGGGCGCTGGTGTGGGCCGTGATGGTCTACAGCAGAGATGAGGGGGAGGTGGGAGAGCTCAAGCTCCCCTGTCTGCTGGGGGTGTCGGCCGAGTCGGTGGTGCTCATCGAGAGGTGCACACGCAAGGTGGTGTTTAACTGCTCCTGCAGAGATGTCATTGGATGGAAAGCCGTGACAGAGACTAAGGAAGGGGGCCCTTGCTTGGATATATTCTATGAGCGTGGGGAGTCAGTGTCTATCAGTGTGATGGAGAGCCAGGTGGAGGACATACGTGAGGTGGTGCAGAGGCTAGAG CTGGTTACGAGGGGCTGTGAGGCGCTGGAGGTCACCCCTCTGCGCGACGGGGTCGGTCAGCCGGGCTTCCTGATGAACGAGGAGGGCTTTGTGACGGAGCTGCAGCGGTTCTGCTACGCAGAGAGCGGAGGCCTGCAGCTGTGGGCTCGAGTGGTGCGGCTATGCGGACACTCGCTGGTTCACCTGAGCCCCGAGGAGAGGACGAGGCTGCTGCGCACGGCGCACAAGATCCACATCACTGTCATACCGCCGGACGAGAACGGCAAGCCTCGCAG AAGTTTCTCTGAGTTGTACCAGAAAGCCATCAAGGATGCGGAGTGCAAGCCTGGCGAGGATCAGTCGGGAGAGGCTTGGGTGCTGGATGAGagggaagacgaggaggaggacgaggaggaggacgaggaggaggaggaggcgaggaggacGACCTCAAGGCGGATGTGGTCAACGAGACAGACGCAATGGAGGTGCAGCTGGCGGCCGAGGAGGCCCAGGAGGCCGAAGAGGTCGAAGAGATGCCGTGTGATGAAGGGCAGAGCGAGAGAAGTCTCGACTCGTTCCTCATGCCGC AGCTTGCCCTTGTTACGGGCCACATCGCTGCAGGACCAAccggccaatcagagccagGAGGGCAGCGCCTCGAAGCTCCCGCGCAGCTTCTCTTTGGAGAGGCAGCCATCCTTCAGGGACACCTGTGATGG GCACGTGTACGACAACGTGGAGCTCAAGCCGGAATGCCACATCTACGAAAACCTCGGCAAGCTGAGAGACGACACGCCTGATCTGATCCTGGCCATCAAGCCCAAGGTTCCCCTGGAGGACGAACAG TTCATGGCGGCTGAGTTTGGCGACGACAGGGCATCGGCGAGcgactcctctctctcatcttcccGGTTGTCGTGTGTAGACCGAGCCGAACGAAATTCACGAGCCCTGAGTCTTCATAACTCCATCACCAAGA TTCTCTCAGAGACGACAGATTCAACGGAGGAGGAGTGGCAGTCCATCGCTAACCTGGCCACAGCCTGCCGCAGCATCCTGGAGGCTTTGTCACGAGAGG ACCGCAAAGCTGGAGACCCGTCACAAGCAGGAGCTGACCAGACTGATGGCAAGCGGAGAGACTCAAAGGAGAG TGACTCTCCAGGCCACCTAGAGGAGAAGGTGTCCCAGCTGGAGGCCATgctgaagaagctgcaggatgACCTGCAAAAG gagaaggaggacaagGCGGTGCTGCAGGCCGAGGTGCAGAGCCTCAGGCAGAACAATcagcggctgcaggaggagtCGCAGAGCACGGTGGCCCGCCTCATCAAAGTCACCGAGCTGCTGTGCAACGTCAACAAGCCCTGCTAG